One region of Camelus bactrianus isolate YW-2024 breed Bactrian camel chromosome 20, ASM4877302v1, whole genome shotgun sequence genomic DNA includes:
- the AGER gene encoding advanced glycosylation end product-specific receptor yields MVAAGAWVLVLGLWGAVVGDRNITARIGKPLVLNCKGAPKKPPQQLEWKLNTGRTEAWKVLSPQGGPWDSVARVLPNGSLLLPAVGIQDEGTFRCRATSRHGKETKSNYRVRVYQIPGKPEIVDPASELMAGVPSKVGTCVSEGGYPAGTLSWHLDGKTLTPDGKGVSVKEETRRHPETGLFTLHSELMVTPAQGGAPHPSFSCSFSPGLPRRRALHTAPIQLSVLEPVPLEEVQLVVEPEGGAVAPGGTVTLTCEAPAQPPPQIHWIKDGMPLPLPTSPVLLLPEVGPEDQGTYSCVATHPSHRPQESRAVSISITETGEEGPTAGSVAEPGLGTLALALGILGGLGTAALLIGVIVWHRRQRRGEERKAPENQEEEEEERAELNQQEEPEAAESSAGGP; encoded by the exons ATGGTAGCAGCTGGAGCCTGGGTGCTGGTCCTCGGTCTGTGGG GGGCAGTAGTAGGGGATCGAAACATCACAGCCCGGATTGGGAAGCCACTGGTGCTGAACTGTAAGGGGGCCCCCAAGAAACCACCGCAGCAGCTGGAATGGAAACTG AACACAGGCCGGACAGAAGCTTGGAAGGTCTTATCTCCCCAGGGAGGGCCCTGGGATAGCGTGGCCCGTGTCCTCCCCAACggctccctcctcctgccagctGTTGGGATCCAGGATGAGGGGACCTTCCGGTGCCGGGCAACGAGCCGGCATGGAAAGGAGACCAAGTCCAACTACCGAGTCCGAGTCTACC AGATTCCTGGGAAGCCAGAAATTGTTGATCCTGCCTCCGAACTCATGGCTGGTGTTCCCAGTAAG GTGGGGACATGTGTGTCCGAGGGGGGCTACCCTGCAGGGACTCTTAGCTGGCACTTGGATGGGAAAACCCTGACACCTGATGGCAAAG GAGTGTCTGTGAAGGAAGAGACCAGGAGACACCCTGAGACGGGGCTTTTCACACTCCATTCGGAGCTGATGGTGACCCCAGCCCAGGGAGgagctccccacccctccttctccTGCAGCTTCAGCCCTGGCCTTCCACGGCGCCGAGCCCTGCACACGGCCCCCATCCAGCTCAGCGTCTTGG AGCCTGTACCACTGGAGGAGGTCCAGCTGGTGGTAGAGCCAGAAGGTGGAGCAGTAGCTCCCGGTGGTACCGTGACCCTGACCTGTgaagcccctgcccagcccccgcctcAAATCCACTGGATCAAGGAT GGtatgcccctgcccctccccaccagccctgtGCTGCTCCTCCCTGAGGTCGGGCCTGAGGACCAGGGAACCTACAGCTGCGTGGCCACCCATCCCAGCCACCGGCCCCAGGAGAGCCGTGCTGTCAGCATCAGCATTACTG AAACAGGCGAAGAGGGACCAACTGCAG GCtctgtggcagagccagggctgggaaCTCTAGCCCTGGCCCTGGGGATCCTGGGAGGCCTGGGGACAGCTGCCCTGCTCATTGGGGTCATTGTGTGGCACAGGCGGCAacgcagaggagaggagag GAAGGCCCCAGAAaaccaggaggaggaagaggaggagcgtGCAGAACTGAATCAGCAGGAGGAGCCCGAGGCAGCGGAGAGCAGTGCCGGAGGGCCTTGA